TCGCCGGGCGGTGTTGGTCCTGGCGTGACGTGCATGACGCAGCTCACGATGGATTCCACGCGGGCGAACGCTACGCCGCAGAACCGGCCAGTCGGCTTCGCGCGCGTCAACGGGCAATGGGAAGTGGCTGTCTGGTAGAATTCAGGCAGCTATTTCGCCGCCCGTATTGGGCGGAAGGTAGGCGTCGTAGGGATTGCCATCAGCCAGATGGCCGAACGGCGTGAACATATAGTCGCCACCGTCACGGCCGACCGCACAGATGACATAGCGCGGCTCGCCGGTCGCGGCGTCCGTGCATTCCATCAACGCCAGATCGCCACTTTCCGCGGCGCGCAGCAGGGTTTGGAAATTGGCGCGCGCATGGTCGGGGATCATCGCGCATCTCCTTCGGCGAGCCAGCGGCCGGTGCTGATCCACTCGATCGTGCGGCCGGTGGAGAGATCGAGCAGATGGGCGCCGCCGGAGAAACCGTCGACGACAGGTTCCGAGGCGACGCCGGCCCACTGAAAGCCCCAGGTGCCGGTGAGCCCGAACGTCTCCGCGCAGCGGGTGACGAAGGTGATCAGCAATTGCGGATCGGCGGTTCCGGGGTCGCGAAGCCAGAGGCGCGTCGCGCCGTGCTTG
This DNA window, taken from Shinella zoogloeoides, encodes the following:
- a CDS encoding DUF6117 family protein, translated to MIPDHARANFQTLLRAAESGDLALMECTDAATGEPRYVICAVGRDGGDYMFTPFGHLADGNPYDAYLPPNTGGEIAA